The following coding sequences lie in one Apium graveolens cultivar Ventura chromosome 1, ASM990537v1, whole genome shotgun sequence genomic window:
- the LOC141719463 gene encoding uncharacterized protein LOC141719463 isoform X2 — MLLQHFLYAARTVSGGKVDRAINKGGAPNCFKVRGQNLHFIGSLLPEEGENPKYCQLYIYDTENELSNRMNVIGQAGDHLDENIVQSLMRMFHEHNKVVHQFFIARERFKNDTIEEYNLVLISSEAANGRPNITGPSDEVDHLILNSTSNTPVTISGTFSTWRGWVSYKNTIKDGQIEK; from the exons ATGTTACTCCAACATTTTCTCTATGCTGCAAGAACGGTCAG TGGAGGGAAAGTTGATCGTGCTATAAACAAAGGCGGAGCACCAAATTGCTTTAAAGTACGGGGACAAAATTTGCATTTTATCGGTAGTTTGCTTCCAGAGGAGGGCGAGAATCCAAAATATTGTCAACTCTACATCTATGACACAGAGAACGAGTTATCTAACAGAATGAATGTAATTGGTCAAGCTGGGGATCATCTAGATGAGAATATCGTGCAATCTTTAATGCGTATGTTTCACGAACATAACAAAGTTGTCCATCAGTTTTTCATAGCGCGTGAACGTTTCAAAAATGATACAATTGAAGAATATAATTTGGTTCTTATTTCTTCCGAGGCTGCTAATGGCAGGCCAAATATTACCGGACCGTCAGATGAGGTTGATCATTTGATATTAAACTCAACCTCGAACACACCAG TTACAATATCCGGTACTTTTTCCACATGGAGAGGATGGGTTTCATACAAAAATACCATTAAAGATGGTCAAATAGAGAAATAA
- the LOC141719463 gene encoding uncharacterized protein LOC141719463 isoform X1: MSQYFKDSLALCRVVGHPTVFLTMACNSKWPEIKEMMKHLPGSDVCNAPDVVSRVFKLKLEQLMDLIKKKNYFGRCIGIMHVIEFQKRGLPHCHMLIWLHPDDRPKNTDQIHSLVSAEIPDKDRDPVRYAAVKNYMIHGPCEQDFTYSPCMQKGKCMRHFPKRYNADTYFDDCGFPIYRRRRTNTRVSVKGTELDNQFVVPFNRDLLIMFQCHINLEICNNSRSLKYLFK; this comes from the exons ATGTCCCAATATTTTAAGGATTCCTTAGCACTTTGTCGTGTAGTTGGACATCCGACAGTGTTCCTCACAATGGCGTGTAATTCAAAGTGGCCAGAGATTAAAGAAATGATGAAGCACTTGCCTGGAAGCGATGTCTGTAATGCCCCGGATGTTGTGTCAAGGGTTTTTAAACTAAAGCTGGAACAACTAATGGACCTGATTAAAAAGAAAAACTACTTTGGCAGGTGTATAGGAA TAATGCATGTCATAGAGTTTCAGAAAAGAGGTTTACCACATTGCCACATGCTCATTTGGTTGCATCCCGATGATAGACCAAAGAATACAGATCAGATTCATTCATTAGTTTCTGCCGAAATTCCTGACAAGGATAGAGATCCTGTAAGATATGCAGCTGTTAAGAACTATATGATTCATGGACCTTGTGAACAAGATTTTACATATTCTCCGTGTATGCAAAAAGGGAAGTGTATGCGTCATTTTCCCAAGAG GTACAATGCAGATACATATTTTGATGATTGTGGGTTTCCGATTTATCGAAGGCGCAGGACAAATACGCGTGTTAGCGTCAAAGGAACAGAACTGGACAATCAATTTGTTGTCCCATTTAATAGAGATTTATTAATTATGTTCCAATGCCATATAAATCTGGAAATTTGCAACAACTCAAGGTCCTTGAAGTACTTATTTAAATAA